A window of the Scleropages formosus chromosome 5, fSclFor1.1, whole genome shotgun sequence genome harbors these coding sequences:
- the pcdh10b gene encoding protocadherin-10b isoform X3 — MIVLFLLLSIVDGADSQIRYSVPEEQDHGTFVGNIAEDLSLDITKLSSRRFQTVPSSRSPYLEVNLENGVLFVNEKIDREQICKQSATCLLHLEVFLENPLELFRVEIEIVDINDNPPSFPETDITVEISESATPGTRFPLETAFDPDVGANALRTYEITTNNYFYLDVQTQSDGNKFAELVLEKPLDREQQAVHRYVLTAVDGGLPQRTGTALLVVKVLDSNDNVPVFDQPVYTVNLPENSPVGTLVIQLNATDMDEGQNGEVVYSFSNHIAPRVKDLFSIDARTGRIEVSGDVDFEESSMYQIYVQAKDLGPNAVPAHCKVLVKVMDGNDNPPEITFSTMTESVSERAAPGTVIALLSVTDKDSGDNGQVHCEILGDTPFKLKSSFRNYYTIVTDGPLDRENADSYTVTVVAKDRGAPSLATSKSIKVQVSDENDNAPVFTQQIFDAYVTENNVPGAYIYAVSALDPDMGQNAYISYSIMECDIQGMSVSTYVSINSENGYLYALRSFDYEQLKDFSFMVQAKDSGSPELSSNATVNVIIGDQNDNAPSVIAPVGKNGTAKEPLPRSAEPGYLVTRIVAMDADDGENARLSYSIQKGNENGMFRMDWRTGELRTARRVSSKRDPNQLYDLLIEVRDHGQPPLSSTASVIVMVVDSVVEGHSGDRGSAKVKENSLDLTLILIIALGSVSFVFLLAMIVLAVRCQKDKKMSIYTCVAGDRCGGACCGACCPCCGGGGRQARARKKKLSKSDIMLVQSSNVAGAAQVPVEESGSFGSHHQNQNYCYQVCLTPESAKTDLMFLKPCSPSRSTDTDHNPCGAIVTGYTDQQPDIISNGSILSNETKHQRAELSYLVDRPRRVNSSAFQEADIVSSKDSGHGDSEQGDSDHDATNRGHSSGADLFSNCTEECKALGHSDRCWMPSFVPSDGRQAADYRSNLHVPGMDSVPDTERGKGFANPYRVDIPETA; from the exons ATGATTGTGTTATTTCTTTTGCTCAGTATTGTGGATGGAGCGGATTCCCAGATACGCTATTCTGTTCCGGAGGAACAGGACCATGGCACGTTCGTGGGAAATATAGCCGAGGATCTGAGCCTGGACATAACGAAACTTTCGTCGCGCCGGTTCCAGACCGTGCCCAGCTCGCGGAGCCCGTACTTGGAGGTGAATTTGGAGAACGGCGTGCTTTTCGTGAACGAAAAGATCGACCGGGAGCAGATCTGCAAACAAAGTGCCACCTGCCTCCTGCACCTGGAGGTGTTCCTGGAGAACCCTCTGGAGCTCTTCCGCGTGGAGATCGAGATCGTGGATATCAACGACAACCCGCCCAGCTTCCCCGAAACGGACATCACGGTGGAGATCTCGGAGAGCGCCACCCCGGGGACGCGCTTCCCGCTGGAGACCGCCTTCGACCCCGACGTGGGCGCGAACGCGCTGCGCACCTACGAGATCACCACCAACAACTACTTCTACCTGGACGTGCAGACCCAGTCGGACGGGAACAAGTTCGCCGAGCTCGTGCTGGAGAAGCCCCTGGACCGGGAGCAGCAGGCGGTGCACAGGTACGTGCTGACGGCCGTGGACGGGGGTCTCCCTCAGCGCACGGGCACCGCGCTCCTGGTGGTCAAGGTGCTGGACTCGAACGACAACGTGCCCGTGTTCGACCAGCCCGTGTACACGGTGAACCTGCCCGAGAATTCCCCCGTGGGGACGCTCGTGATTCAGCTGAACGCCACCGACATGGACGAGGGCCAGAACGGGGAGGTGGTGTACTCCTTCAGCAACCACATCGCCCCCAGGGTGAAGGACCTCTTCAGCATCGACGCGCGCACCGGCAGGATCGAGGTGAGCGGAGACGTGGACTTCGAGGAGAGCAGCATGTACCAGATCTACGTGCAAGCCAAGGACCTGGGACCGAACGCGGTGCCCGCGCACTGCAAAGTTCTCGTCAAAGTGATGGACGGGAACGACAACCCCCCGGAGATCACCTTCAGCACCATGACCGAGTCGGTGAGCGAGAGGGCCGCCCCGGGCACCGTGATCGCCCTGCTCAGCGTCACGGACAAGGACTCTGGGGACAACGGGCAGGTCCACTGCGAGATCCTGGGAGACACGCCGTTCAAGCTCAAGTCCTCCTTCAGGAACTACTACACCATCGTGACGGACGGACCCCTGGACCGGGAGAACGCCGACTCCTACACGGTCACGGTGGTGGCCAAAGACCGCGGCGCGCCGTCCCTGGCCACCAGCAAGTCCATCAAAGTGCAGGTGTCGGACGAGAACGACAACGCGCCCGTCTTTACGCAGCAGATTTTCGACGCCTACGTGACGGAGAACAACGTCCCGGGCGCCTACATTTACGCGGTGAGCGCCTTGGACCCCGACATGGGACAGAACGCGTACATCTCTTACTCCATAATGGAGTGCGACATCCAGGGCATGTCTGTGTCCACGTACGTGTCCATCAACTCGGAGAACGGCTACCTTTACGCGCTCAGATCTTTCGACTACGAGCAGCTGAAGGACTTCAGCTTCATGGTCCAAGCGAAGGACTCCGGCAGCCCGGAGCTGTCCTCCAACGCCACCGTGAACGTGATAATCGGGGACCAGAACGACAACGCGCCCTCCGTCATCGCGCCGGTGGGCAAAAACGGCACGGCGAAGGAGCCGCTGCCCAGGTCCGCGGAGCCGGGCTACTTGGTGACGCGCATCGTGGCCATGGATGCGGACGACGGCGAGAACGCGCGCCTCTCCTACAGCATCCAGAAGGGCAACGAGAACGGGATGTTCCGCATGGACTGGAGGACCGGCGAGCTGAGGACTGCGCGCCGGGTGTCCagcaagcgggacccgaaccagCTCTACGACTTGTTGATCGAGGTGAGGGATCACGGGCAGCCCCCTCTCTCGTCCACGGCCAGCGTGATCGTCATGGTGGTGGACAGCGTGGTGGAGGGGCACAGCGGGGACCGGGGCTCCGCCAAGGTGAAGGAGAACTCCCTGGACCTGACCCTGATCCTCATCATCGCCCTGGGCTCCGTGTCCTTCGTCTTCCTGCTCGCCATGATCGTGCTGGCCGTGCGCTGCCAGAAGGACAAAAAGATGAGCATCTACACGTGCGTGGCCGGCGACCGCTGCGGCGGCGCGTGCTGCGGCGCGTGCTGCCCgtgctgcggcggcggcggccggcaggcgcgcgcgcgcaagaAAAAGCTCAGCAAGTCCGATATCATGCTCGTGCAGAGCTCTAACGTGGCCGGCGCCGCGCAGGTCCCCGTCGAGGAGTCCGGGAGCTTCGGCTCCCACCACCAAAACCAGAACTATTGCTACCAGGTATGTCTCACCCCGGAGTCGGCAAAAACTGACCTCATGTTCCTAAAGCCCTGTAGTCCTTCTAGAAGCACTGACACTGACCACAATCCATGTGGAGCCATAGTGACAGGGTACACAGACCAGCAGCCTGACATCATATCTAACGGCAGCATTTTATCCAACGAG aCAAAACACCAGAGAGCTGAACTCAGTTACCTTGTTGATAGACCAAGGCGTGTTAACAG TTCTGCTTTCCAGGAAGCAGACATTGTGAGTTCTAAAGACAGTGGACATGGAGACAGTGAGCAAGGAGACAGTGATCATGATGCCACAAATCGAGGTCATTCCTCTG